A single Zootoca vivipara chromosome 1, rZooViv1.1, whole genome shotgun sequence DNA region contains:
- the TMX2 gene encoding thioredoxin-related transmembrane protein 2 has translation MRREVSGKQSSLYSESITAILKSANESARCFSKLRLSVDWRRYWPASQSGGTTSVRRRQARGLGQGEVKMAVLAPLLALIYSVPGICRWLAQPYYPLSLLLSAAFLLVRKVPPLCHGLPTQREDGNPCDFDWREVEILMFLSAIVMMKNRRSITVDQHVGNIFMFSKVANVILFFRLDIRMGLLYLTLCLVFLMTCKPPLYLGPEYIKYFSDKTIDEELERDKRVTWIVEFFANWSNECQSFAPIYADLSLKYNCTGLNFGKVDVGRYPDVSTRYKVSTSPLTKQLPTLILFQGGKEVMRRPQIDKKGRAVSWNFSEENVIREFNLNELYQRAKKVSKQPEVPEESPEQPAAPEVPNGESKKDK, from the exons ATGCGTCGAGAGGTCTCCGGAAAGCAATCTAGTTTGTATTCCGAATCCATCACAGCGATTCTGAAATCGGCCAATGAAAGCGCGCGGTGTTTCTCTAAGCTCCGCCTTTCCGTTGATTGGCGTAGGTATTGGCCAGCGAGCCAGAGTGGAGGAACGACGAGCGTGCGCCGCAGGCAGGCGCGGGGGCTCGGTCAGGGTGAGGTGAAGATGGCGGTGCTTGCTCCGCTGCTGGCCCTGATCTACTCCGTGCCTGGAATCTGCCGATGGCTGGCGCAGCCCTACTACCCGCTGTCGCTTCTGCTCTCGGCTGCCTTCCTGCTGGTGCGGAAGGTGCCGCCGTTATGCCACGGGCTGCCCACCCAGCGCGAGGACGGGAACCCCTGTGACTTCGACTGG CGCGAGGTGGAGATTCTTATGTTCCTCAGTGCCATTGTGATGATGAAGAACCGCAGATCCA ttacTGTGGACCAGCATGTGGGAAACATCTTCATGTTCAGCAAAGTAGCCAATGTCATCCTTTTTTTCCGCCTTGACATCAGAATGGGACTGCTCTACCTCACCCTCTGTTTAG TGTTCCTGATGACCTGCAAGCCACCTCTGTACCTGGGTCCTGAATACATCAAATATTTCAGTGATAAAACAATAGAT GAGGAACTAGAACGGGACAAGCGCGTAACCTGGATTGTGGAATTTTTTGCTAATTGGTCCAATGAGTGCCAGTCATTTGCTCCCATCTATGCAGACTTGTCTCTTAA ATACAACTGCACCGGATTGAACTTTGGGAAGGTGGATGTGGGCCGCTACCCTGATGTGAGCACCAG GTACAAAGTCAGTACATCTCCTCTCACTAAGCAGTTGCCCACACTAATCCTTTTCCAAGGTGGGAAGGAGGTGATGCGCCGGCCACAGATTGATAAAAAGGGACGAGCAGTCTCATGGAATTTTTCGGAG GAGAATGTGATTCGGGAATTCAACTTGAACGAGCTGTACCAGAGAGCCAAGAAAGTGTCTAAGCAGCCCGAGGTCCCAGAGGAGTCTCCAGAACAGCCTGCTGCCCCTGAGGTCCCCAATGGAGAGAGCAAGAAGGACAAATAG
- the SELENOH gene encoding selenoprotein H — MAPKGRKRKAEAPQAKTATSEGLERNVAEESPKKPKKDEELGCRVIIEHCKSURVYGRSANAVSEALHQTFPDIVVMVNPEKPRRNSFEVTLWKEDGTKVELWSGLKKGPPRKLKFPEPNKVVEMLKGNLE; from the exons ATGGCCCccaaagggaggaagaggaaggcagaggCACCTCAGGCCAAGactgcaacatctgaaggactggAGAGGAATGTTGCTGAGGAATCACCCAAGAAACCGAAGAAGGATGAAGAATTGGGCTGTCGTGTGATCATTGAGCATTG TAAAAGCTGACGAGTCTATGGGCGCAGTGCCAATGCAGTCAGCGAGGCACTGCACCAGACCTTTCCTGACATCGTGGTGATGGTGAATCCTGAGAAGCCGCGCAGGAATAGCTTTGAGGTTACTTTGTGGAAAGAAGATGGCACCA aggTGGAGTTATGGAGCGGCCTCAAGAAAGGGCCACCGCGGAAGCTCAAGTTTCCCGAACCAAACAAGGTGGTTGAAATGCTGAAGGGCAACCTAGAATAA
- the MED19 gene encoding mediator of RNA polymerase II transcription subunit 19 — MGGDCAEHAGMMENFSALFGGTEPPPPSTAAALGFGPGKPGGPGTGPAPVPAVTPVGEKAAAASGPFYLMRELPGTTELTGSTNLITHYNLEHAYNKFCGKKVKEKLSNFLPDLPGMIDLPGSHDNSSLRSLIEKPPICSSSFNPITGTMLTGFRLHAGPLPEQCRLMHIQPPKKKNKHKHKQSRTQDPVPPETPSDSDHKKKKKKKEDDPERKRKKKEKKKKKNRHSPEHPGVGSSQASSSSSLR, encoded by the exons ATGGGAGGAGATTGCGCGGAGCACGCCGGGATGATGGAGAATTTCTCCGCTCTCTTCGGAGGGACAGAACCGCCTCCGCCTAGCACAGCCGCCGCGCTGGGCTTTGGTCCAGGGAAACCCGGAGGACCGGGGACTGGGCCAGCTCCCGTCCCTGCGGTGACCCCCGTCGGAGAGAAAGCGGCGGCCGCTAGTGGCCCGTTCTACCTAATGCGCGAGTTACCAG GTACTACAGAACTAACAGGGAGCACAAACCTGATCACCCACTACAACCTGGAGCATGCCTACAACAAATTTTGTGGCAAAAAGGTGAAggagaagctcagcaacttcctGCCAGACCTACCAGGGATGATAGATTTGCCAGGTTCACATGACAACAGCAGCCTGCGCTCTCTCATTGAGAAACCCCCCATCTGCAGCAGTTCGTTCAACCCTATCACTGGTACCATGTTAACAGGCTTTCGTCTCCATGCAGGCCCG CTGCCAGAGCAGTGTCGCTTAATGCACATCCAGCCACCTaagaaaaaaaacaagcacaAACACAAGCAGAGTCGTACCCAGGATCCTGTACCTCCAG AAACTCCTTCAGATTCTGAccacaagaagaaaaagaagaagaaagaggatgaCCCTGAgcggaaaaggaagaagaaggagaagaagaaaaagaaa aaTCGGCATAGCCCTGAACACCCTGGTGTGGGCAGCTCtcaggccagcagcagcagcagcctccggTAA